GCTTGAATGATTTCAATGGCTTCGGCGGTGGATTTGTAAGTGTTAGCCCATTTAGCGATCTGATTGAGGTTGTTACCGATGCGGGTAAGTTGGCGGGTTTGAGCTTGGATTAAAGACCGATCTGGTGTCGTCCAAGTGTTAGTTCGGGACATGGCTTGGCGAACTAAATTGGATAGAGAGACACCTGAGTAGATGGCTTTTTCCTGCCATTGAATCTTCTCGTCGGGAGTGGTTCTAATTTTGATGGATGCGGTGAGTTTATCTGTCATA
The Merismopedia glauca CCAP 1448/3 genome window above contains:
- the mobC gene encoding plasmid mobilization relaxosome protein MobC, whose amino-acid sequence is MTSTTGCPWLHEPSIFASSYNRSHYMTDKLTASIKIRTTPDEKIQWQEKAIYSGVSLSNLVRQAMSRTNTWTTPDRSLIQAQTRQLTRIGNNLNQIAKWANTYKSTAEAIEIIQALRAIALTLQHLPTPPSSFPSAPPPEAKQDVT